CCGACGGCACCGCACAGGCGGATGAGCGACTGAATCTCTCGCTCACCAACGACACGGCCAGCGGCGTGCTGCGCTACGCCGACGCGGGCTACGAAGAGGCGCTGGACGAAGTGCAGAAGAAGGGCATCGCCCGCATCGACACCTTCGCCCACGCCTGACGCTTCAGGCTTGCCCGGGAGCGGCCTGACAGCACCCATGCCAACGCATGCATTCCGATGCCGTGCGGAGGCTGGGTGGCTGGCCGACCCTGGCCTATCCACTCTTCAACCTAACCTCACCCCCCACCATGACCCACCCTACTGTCTCCGCTCATGCAGGAGCCGCACAGGCTTCGGTCGGCACCACCCAGCACGCAGCCCATGACGAGCGCTCCAGCAAGCGCGCGGTGATCGCTGCGTCCACCGGCAATGCGCTGGAGTGGTATGACTTCACGGTCTACGCGCTGTTTGCCGTCTACATCGGCCAGAACTTCTTCCAGAACGAGAACCCCACGGTGCAGTTGCTGGCGTCGTTCATCGCGTTCGGCATCGGCTACATCGCGCGCCCTCTGGGGGCGCTCATCCTCGGCTCCTATGGCGACCGCAAGGGTCGCAAGGCCGCGCTCACCATGACCATCATGCTGATGGCCGTGGGCACGCTGCTCATTGCCATCGCTCCTCCGTATACGGCTATCGGCATTGGTGCTCCGTTGCTCATCGTGGCAGGCCGCGTGCTGCAGGGCTTCTCCGCAGGTGGCGAAGTCGGCGGTGCGACTGCGTTCCTGGTCGAGCATGCACCACCGGCCAAGCGTGGTCTCTATGCTTCGTGGCTGCAGGCCAGCATGGGCATCAGCAACATGATGGCGGCGCTGGTGGCCACGGCCGTCACCATGCTCTTTACCACTCAGCAGGTGCATGACTGGGCCTGGCGCATTCCCTTCATCATCGGCCTGGCCATCGCCCCCGTGGGCCTGTGGATGCGCCGTGCGCTGGATGAAACCCCGCACTTCAAGGAGCAGGCGGAACGTGCCGCGGCTTCCGGCGAAGCCGAGAAGAAGATGCCCATGCTGCAGGTGCTGCGCGATTGCCCGCGCCAGCTGCTGACGGGTCTGGGTCTGTCCGTGCTGTGGGCTGCTGCGCCCTATGCACTCATCATCTACCTTCCCATCTATGTGCAGAAGAACATGGGCTTCGAGAGCTCGCAGGCATTTACCGCCGCGTTCATCGGCAACATCTTCCTGGTGGCTGGTTGCCTTATCTCCGGCACTCTGTCTGATCGCTTCGGTCGTCGAAACATGCTGCGCTTTGGTGCGATCCTGCTGCTGCTCGGTGCCTATCCGCTGATGGCCTGGCTGCATGGCAATCACACCACGATGGCGCTGATCATCGTGCAGTCAGCCATGTGCTCCATGGTGGCCCTGTTCGTGGGTGCCGCGCCCGCCGCGCTGTCCGAGATCTTCCCGACCGCGGTGCGCTCCTCGGGCATGTCCCTGTCGTACAACGCGGCCGTGACGGTGCTGGGCGGCTTTGCGCCCGCGCTACTCACCTGGATCACCTACAAGACCGGTGTGGCCTATGCCCCGGCGCTGTATGTAATGGCGGCGGCCGTGGTGGCGCTCATCGCCATCAGTTTCCTCCCCGCACGCAGCGAAGACTGACAGAAAACTTCCGGCTTTCTCCACTACCTGAACCATAACAACGATATGAAGAAAACAAACAGTCGCCGTTCATGGCTTGGCCGGATCATGTTCGCTGCAATGTTCGCTATCGCTGGCACGGGTTGCTCCCTGACGCAGCCTGCGAAGACCGATGCAGCAACTGGCAAGGCCACACCGTCGCAAAACACTGCCGCCGCCGAACTGGTGCTGCTGGGTGTGGCGGGTGGGCCCACCTGGTACGGAAAGGAATCGCCCCATGGCATTTCCTCCGCGCTGGTGGTGGATGGCAAGGCGTACATTGTCGATCTGGGCTCCGGTGCCTATCGCCAGTTGCGCCGTGCAGGCATCCAGCCGGGCAGCGAAGCGGCCGTGTTCTTCACGCATCTGCATACCGACCATGTGATCGACCTCGCCAGCATGCTCATGTACGACCCGAGCGCGCGCCGCCGCGCCAAGGCGCAGTTGGAGATCTTCGGCCCGGGCCGTCGTGGCGTGCTGCCGCCGCTGGCCGATGGCATGAAGGGCGATGTGGTGGTGCACCCCGAGAACCCGAATGCCGGCACGGCCGACCTGGTCGATGCCATGCTGGGGGGCATGGCAGCGGATCTGAACATCCGCGTGCGCAGCGAAGGCGTGCCGGATGTGCGCCAGTTCTTCAAGGCGCATGACATTGCCTTGCCGGCAGGTCTGTTGGTGGATCCGAACACCAATCCGGCACCCCCCATGGAACCCTTCAAGGTATGGGAAGACGCCCGCGTGAAGGTCAGCGCCATTCTGGTGCCGCATGGTCTGGTGTTTCCCAACTTCGCCTATCGCTTCGATACAGTGCACGGCTCGGTGGTGTTCTCCGGCGATACAGCAGCCAGCGAGAACCTGGTGAAGCTGGCACGTGGTGCCGATGTGCTTGTGCATGAAGCCATCGACCCGGCGTGGGTGAGCCACATCGTTGGTCCCAAACCCTGGGATGCCCGCCAGCAGGCGCTGGCGAAGCAATTGCTGGAAGCCCATGCCACGCCGCGCGAAGTGGGTGAGATAGCCACGCGTGCCGGTGTCGCGCGACTGGTGCTGTCGCACCTGGTGCCGGGCGATGCTCCGCGTGACCACTGGGAGCAGGCACGCGACACCTTCAAGGGCCCGGTCGTCGTGGGCGAAGATCTGATGCGCCTGCCGATCACCAAGGCGGGCCGCTGACGAAAGCCATGAAGGGGCTGCCAATGGGTGGCTCTTTCACTGGGTGCCATGCATGGGGCATGGAAATGATGCAAGGCCCGCACGCATGGCCTTGGCGTTGTATTTCTTCATTTTTCAGAACGGCTCACAACATGAACTCTCTTCGCTGCTTTTTGCCGCGTGTGCCTCTGCGCACCCTGACACTGGCTGTTTTGGCCAGCCTGAGCTTGCACGCCCATGCCACTGTCGAACTCGACGGCCGCAATGCCACGCCGGAGGTCATCACCCGCATCACTCTGGGCGAGCCCGTGCAGGTGGCGCCCGCCGCCATGGTGCGTGTGAAGAAGGCACATGAAGTGCTCATGGCCGCCGCCGCTGCCGGCCAGAAGATCTACGGCCTCACGGTGGGCGTGGGCCAGAACAAGGATCGCGACATGGTCGATGCCCACGGCCAGCTCAGTCCGGAGGTGATCAAGGCGTCGCAGGCATTCAACATTGGCCTGCTGCATGCACACGCGGGTGGCGTGGGTCCTGATGCGCCCGTGCAGGATGTGCGCGCCGCCATGGCTGCGCGGCTCAACGCGCTGCTCGATGGCGGTGCGGGCGTGCAGGCGTCCATCGTCGAAGCCTATGTGCAGTTCCTGAACCACGGCATCACACCGGCCATGCCCGCGCTGGGCTCCATCGGTGAGGCCGACATCACGCTGCTGAGCCATATGGGCACGGCCATGATGGGCGAGGGCGATGTGTACTACGAGGGCCGCAAGCAACCGGCGGCTGAGGTGCTCAGGCAGTTGCACATCCGTCCGATCGAACCGGTGGGCAAGGATGCGTTGTCCATTCTTAGCTCCAACGCCTACGCCAGCGGCATGGCGGCACTGGCTCTACAGGACATGGCGCACTTCAACCGCGTCTCGCAGTTAGTGTTTGCTCTCAGCCTGCAGGCGCTCAATGGCAACGTGTCTCCGTTGCTGAAGGATTCGCTGGCACTGCGCCCCTTCCCGCAGACAAAGAAGGCAGGAGAAGAACTGCGCCATCTGCTCGATGGCTCCAGCCTCTGGAATGCTGATGACAAGCGTGCGCTGCAGGACCCGCTGAGCTTCCGCACCGCCGTTTATCTGCTAGGTGAGCAGGCATTGGCGCTGGAACAGGCGAATGCACAACTCAACGTGCAATTGAATTCGTCCGACGATAACCCTGGCGTGGCCGTTGGGGCGAAGCCGGCATCAGACCGCGCACAGGAAAAGCGCGCCTATGTGGAAGGACTAGGGGCGGTGCTGCCGGATGCCAATTTCGAGCCACTGCCGTGGGTGCTGGCTATGGAGAAATCGGGGTTGTCGCTGGCGCACAGTGCGCTTGCTTCTGCGCAGCGCGTGGTCAAGCTCAATGATCCGGCCTTTACTGGGCTCAGCCGTTTCCTCGGCACGGAGCACAGCGTGCATGCCTTTGGCGCCATGGAAAAGCCCGCCATGGCCCTGGCCATGCAAAGCCTGCGCTTGGCACAACCTGTATCGATGAACTACCTGCCCGTGGCCGGCAACATCGAGGACGTGGCCACCAACGCTCCCGTTGTGGCCCAGAACTTGCGCCTACAGATCCAGACGGGCTACCAACTGCTCGGCGTGGAGCTGGTACATGCAGCACAGGCTATCGACCTGCGCCGCGCCAGGGATCCGAACTTCCGCCTCTCGCCCGCGACCGCCGCGCTCTTTGACGCGCTGCGCAAACAGGTGGCCTTCCTCGATAAGGACCGCGCGCTGACGCAGGATTTCCGCGGCGCTGCCGAGCTGCTGCGCACTTACCGCTGATCGCGCAGAAGCAACACACAGAAAAAAGACAAAAGGGGCAATGACCATGAAACAACCTATTCGCCCGCTAGCCCTCTGCGTCGCCATCGCTGCTGCTGCCTTGTATGCGAGTACGGCACAAGCGCAGAGTTCGGTCACGCTCTATGGCCTCATTGACGCCAGCGTGCGCTACGAACACAGCAACAAGGGCAACGTCACGTCCGTGGTCGATGGCGCCGATGCCGGTTGGGGTGGAAGCCGCTGGGGCTTTCTGGGATCCGAAGACCTGGGCGGCGGCCTAAAGGTCATCATGAACCTGGAAGGTGGCTTGAACATCGACACCGGTACGTTGCGCGGAGGCAAGGTCTTTGGCCGTACCGCCATGGTGGGTCTTGCAAGCTCATATGGCGAGATCACGCTAGGCCGTCAGTACAACGCGCTGTACTACACCGGCTCCTGGCACAGTGACCCTACCTATGTCTCCAGTTGGTCGCCAACCGTGGTCCATCAGCTGGACTTCGCCTGGGACAACGCCATCGCCTACACGGGCCGTTTTGGCGACTACATTGCCCGCGCCACGTTTGCACCAGGCGAGCAGCACGGCTCCAAGGGCAACCGGCAGGCCGCCAGCTTGCTGTACAACGGCCACCCGTTCGGCGTGGCAGCAGGTTACGGCAGCGTCAAGGATAAAAACTGGTCCACAGCCAACCTCGGCGCCTATTACGAGATCGGCAAGCTCACCGTGCAGGCCACCTACTATCGAACGACGAACGAGCCCTACAGCGGCGCCCGCCGCATTACCACGCAGGGTTTGGGAGGCTTCTACCAGTTCACGCCCGAGATCGAGCTGACGGCAGCCTTCTGGCACACGAGGAGCGCTCTCGATAGCGGAGTGCTGCGTGAACGGAAGGGCTTGGTGGCTGCTCGCTACAGCCTTTCCAAGCGTACGCGTCTATATGCTGAGGCCGATCATGCACGGAGTAATGGCGAAATCCGACGTAAAGCTGGAGTCCAGTTGGGAGTTCAGCATTCATTCTGACTCCGAGACCAGCAGGCTGGGATTGTTTTGAAGGTTCACAGAAAGATTGAATTTCAACGCCGGTATCTTGGAGATGGACTTGATTCTGTCCAATGCTCCATCGGGTCAACTGTCTGAGTGTTTAACGCCGCTATCAAGCGCCTGCCAGAATGGCCTCAACTTGGCAAAACATCTGGGATGTGAGGTATTGCAAGCGCTTGTTTTTGTAGAAATTTGATTGTGTTTGCGACTTTGGATCAACACTTTCACAGCAAGTGATGCTCTGGAGGGTGCGTGGATGCTAGGCCTGTGCTTACGACTTTATTTACCCGGCATAGGTGTTCTGGGTAGAGTCGATCACGCCATCCCTTTCGATGCCAACTTGAACCATCGATGCTTCATGCATTCATGGCAAGTCAATCCGTTGACAAAGAACAGTGATGATGGCTGCAGCCCTGATTCCAGCCTTCGCGCCCTTTGCAAAGGTTGCGCACGTAAGCGTTCTGTGAGCGATAAAGCAGCTCTCAATGGCATCCAGTGTGTGGCCGGGGGCGAGTTCGGCTGCAAACGACACATCGTAGGAGATGCCAGATGCATCACTGCTGGTGATCCTTGTCAGTGGTGCAAATAGGCCTACTTCATGACGTTCGAAAAGTATCTGGATGCGATGCAACCGTTGCAGACCTGCCGGGGCGGTCACGCAAACGAACGGTAAAGCTTCACGTCGACCAAGGTTATGACAAAAGACGCTGCCGTGCCTTTTTGAGGCTGCGCGCTATCACTTGCAGGATTGCTAGGCGAGGAGTCGAGAGCTGCAACGCCGAACGCTGGCCTTGAAAGGCGGCTGGATACCCGAGGTGTTGCTGAAACCGACTGCCGCAATCATCTGTGCATGCTTCGTGGATGGGGCGTGTGAGCGGCTCTAGGTGAAGAGGTTCTGGCCCAGATCCGATTACTGCATGAGCCGGGATGCTGCCGCAATTGGCACGCATGCGCCAGCACATGCGTGCGGGATTTATGCAAAGGTTTCCTAAGCGATCCACATGCATGGCACAAACGCAAGCAGTCACTGAGTCGCAATTCAAGTTGAGTGCCGGTGGTCGAACTCAGGCGGTCACAGCCAGCGGACTGGTCGGCCGTGGCCAGTTCAATCGGAGTGGACATTCAGGCATGGACCGTACGATACGCCACAGGCGTCATGCCGGTAGCTTGTCTGAATGCCCGGATGAGGCTCGGCTCGCTGGCGAAGCCAAGGTCATCGACAATGCGTTTGAGTGGCTGCTGGGTTTCACATAGCGCTTCGGCCACTTGGCGCAGCTTGATGCGTCGCATCCACTGAGCTGCTGCCAGACCCGTATGCTCCTGCACTCGTCGAGCCAATGTTCGTGGAGAGATATGCAGTTGGGCAGCAAGCGTCGGCAAGCGCAACTCGCCTGCGGGGCTGCGTTGCACAATCATCTGTGCCTGACGTAGAGACTCATCAGTCAGAGTAATGAGTTCCAGATTGGCAAATGCGGCATGCAACACTGCCGGGCGTGGCAGCATTAGTAGATTTTGTAGATCGCGAAGCTCAGCGGGGTCTAGCCTCTCGGTCAACATGTGCTGCACGAGCGGCAGATATCCGTGAGCGCCGGCAGCCGTCAACGAGCCTTCGCTGATGATCATTGGCTCATCAAAGCTCCATTCAACGTGTGGAAAGCTGGTTTGCAATGACTCCCGCAGCCACCATGTTGCCGTTGCACGTTGCCCATGCAATCTCCCGCTCGCAGCAACTGGCAGTACTCCTGCGCAATAGCTCCACACCTGGGTTTCCTTGGGCAATTCCCGCAATGCTCGGATCACCGGAGCTAATTTCTGCAATGGGGCTCGCAGGTCACTTGCAGACGATAGCCACAGGCCTGGTACCACCACTGCGTCCGCGCGCACCGCATGTAGGCAGGTCTTCGGAGCTATCGACGGTCCTTGCCAGGTTGTGACTGGTGTTGTATCTACTCCTGCCCATATCACGTCGCACACCATACGCCTGGCGCGCAGGTTAGCGGCTCGCACCATATCTGCTACAGAAAATAGGCCGGCCGGCATGCATTCGGGATACAGCAGCAATGCAAGGCGCAATGGTTCCATTTGAGCTGTGGAATATGGCATGAATTGGTAATTAACTGACTAGTCTGGCCATTTTCCATGCAGAGGCATATCGGAAGAATGAGGCATTTCCTCCACCTCCGAGTTTTTCATGCTGATCACTCAGTTACGCAATGCCACTATCGTTCTAGAGTTTGAGGCCCAGGGCAGGGCTATTGGTCTGCTTGTCGACCCAATGCTCGCTCCTCGCGGAAGTCTGCCTGGGTTGCGTTATCTGGGACGTGGGCGGCAGCGCAATCCAATCGTCGAACTTCCTGCGAATTCAGAGGCCGTGCTTGAACGGGTTACGCATGCACTTATTACCCATTGCCAGCGCGGACACTTCGATCACCTGGATCGCATCGGTAAGCGCTTTCTGCGTGAGAGAAGGATCCCTGTGTTCTGCATGCCACGTGACGCGGAGTACCTTTGCCAGCGGGGCCTCAATGTTGAGTCGTTGAGCGGTCATGAGCGTCAGTTGTGGAGTCTCGGCGGTCACATTACCCCAATCCTCTGTGTACATGGGAAGGGATGGATCGGGCGATTCATGGAGCATGGTCACGGCTACCTGCTGGAATTGCCTGGCGAACCTAGTGTCTATATGGCTGGCGACACTTTGCTTACCCCAGCAGTAAGTGACTGCCTGCATAGGCTGAGGCCCGATATCGCCATCCTGCCTGCAGGCGGAGCACGCTTCGATCTGGGAGGGGAAATCCTTATGGATGCCAAGGATGTAATGGACGCTGCAAGTTGCTGGCCTGGCGAGCTGGTGGTGAATCATCTTGAAGCGCTGGACCATTGCCCAGTCACGCGAGAGCACGTGCGGGCTCTCGCTCAAGATGAGGGTGTCGCTGATCGAGTATGGGTGCCTGAAGATGGGCAGTGTCGTCGCTACAAGTCAGTCTTGCCGCCATTGACTAGCAGGGGCTCCTACTGAGAGAAGGTGTCACACGCGTGTGACGGGAGAAGTTCGATGTATGGCCGCTTGGAGCAGTGCAGGACAGACAGTCTCTAGGAGCATAGAGCAGGCTATGGGTACGCCAGCTTCCTGAAAGGCCGAAAAGCAGCTTTTATGAAGAATCTCTGTTCAGACTCCGCAATGGCGCAGTGCGTGCAATATTGCTGATTTGCTCAAAATCCAATTCATCCAGCGCATGCCTGACCGCACTGACCAAGCCTTGGTAGTCTGTGCCGTTGTCCATGGCATCAATCCAGGCGTGCAAATCGCTCCAGTTCCCTCGCCTTGCAAGCAGCTCCAATTCGTGCTTCTGCTCCTCTTGAAGAGCCTCCAGTGTCTGCATAGTCTTGTGCTCACTGTGTTTATCAGATGTGGGCAGAGGCATCAAAGCTTGGAAGAGAGGACTATCTGATGCCTGTTTGACCATGAGAAAAAAGACTGCATTGGTACCGCGTCCTAGATGGCTATCAATAGATAGATGGCCGGTCATCTTCTCAATGATGCGTTGTGCGATCAGTAGCCCCAGTCCTCGTTTTGCATGAGTGCGACTAGCCGTCAGCGATTTTTGAATTTTGGCGAGTACTTCTGGCTCCATGCCGGAACCACTGTCGCTAACCTCAAAGCGAAGATGCCATTTGTCTTGGCCGACGTACTTACCTTGCAGCTTCAGGTCAATGCTTCCGTCAAATGTAAATTTCGCGGCGTTGGACAAGAGATTGAGTACAGCCTGTTGCAGGCGCTTGCCGTCCAAGTAGATATGCACGGGCAGCATGCTCTGTATTTGCAGTGAGAACCTGTTGCGTTGACGATGGGCCAGAGCATGGGCGTACTTTGTGAGTTCATCCAGCAGAGAGCTTAGATCTACCAACTGCTCATTCAATGCCAAAGGAGGCTGCAACTCATCTTTGGCATAGTCCACCAATTCGTCGATCAATGCCAATTGATAAGTAGCGCTTCTTTCAACTGCGGCCAATTTATCTATGTCAACTTTGCTCGGGGACAGGTGCATCAGTTGCAGATAAGCAATGATCGCGGAGACTGGCGCTCGCAAATCATGACTGACATAGGCGAGCAGCTCCTTTTGCTCCAACGAACGTTGCTCAGCTTGTTCTAGAGCCTCTTTAAGAGCGCGAGTTTTGTACTTGACCTCATGTTCAAGGCGTTCTTGCTGCTGGCTTTGCCATTGGAGCAATGTGCGCTGTGCCTGGTGACGTTGGTGGGAATGCTGATAGGCCCAGCTGGTGATGACGAACAGGCCGACAGTCAAGGCGGGTATTACAAGCGCATATTGCTCGAAGAGCTGAACCAGTGCGATGTTTGGTATCAAGAGAGCTACGGCGCGCAACAATGCACAGCATGCCAAGACAGATACGAGCAGCAAAGCTGTCAGGCTGCCAGGCCCTCCACTACGATGATAGATGTAGGTGCAAGCCAGAATTGCTAGCAGACTCAGTGGTGCAACGATGATGCCAGTAGGGGCAAACCAGTCATAAGGCCCAAATAAAGCACCGATGAGAACAATGCTCTCTAAGAGGGCAACGACCTTCAGCAGAATTAGGCCTGCTGAGGGTAGATAGTTCTGGGTTTTTTCTAATCGCACACGCAGATATAGCAATATGCTCAGCACGATGCCTGCAACCAAAACGTGATGAGCTCGGTAGCCCCATTCCGTACTGCTGGGCCAAAGTATTGGCTGTGCATAGCCTCGGTAGGTAGCTTCATAGAGTGCAGTCAGCAACAGCCCCAGTGTTTGCCATCCCATCAAGGGAGATCGCAGAATTCTCCAGAGAGCCGCAGAATAGACTACGAACACCAGTATGCTGCCAATCAGCAGTCCGCTGAACAACGCATAGTCACGCTCCACCCTGTGCCATTGATCTACTGTATGCAGCGTGACTTTCAACTTACTTGACGCGTGACTATTGACGTGAACAAGTATGCGCACCTTCTCTCCTGGCGCGAGATTTATGGCGACCTGAGGTACTCGATTGAGCGACTCGTTAGGGTCACTGATTCCTGCCAGGGTTCGACTTGCACGAACTTGACCTTCCTGCATGCGTACAACATAAAAAGTCACATGTTGTAGCCAACTAACCCCCAAAGCCAGTTGCACTGATTGAGGGGTGTTTAGATCGTTGTGCAGTGCCAGCCTGAGCCACAGATGTGTCATGTCGAACCGCCCATCAAGCGCTTTGGCTGTAACGGTATGGAATCCGTCAATCTCATTGCTCGGAAGGGCTACCACCTGTAGTGGTGCTTCGTTTGCCATACCTCGCTCCCAGACCTCAACAGTGTTGTTCAGGACCGGGAGGCCGAGAGCTACATCGCTGATCTGAATTCGAGGGGGCGCAGACGCTTCAAGTGCGCTCGCATTGATCGCCCACCATAGGAATATGCTGCAGAGCAGACGAACATAGCTCGATGTACATTGCCTCATGGCTTTGGACTCATGTATGAGCGCCGAAAAGATGATGGGGTACATCCAAAATAGGAATGAAAGGCTGACGAGAAATTAGCAGCGCTGGAGAACCCTACCGCTGCCGCAACTTCCTCTATATGCATGGCAGAGCTAGCAAGCATGCGTTGAGCTTCGTGAAGGCGAGCCTCCCGGATGAACTTGTAGACCGTGCTGCCCGTGTGAGCCTGGAAGACGCGTGTTAAGCGCTTTTCATTGGTGCCTAATTTGGAGGCTAGTTCAGGCAGAGTAGGAACCTTGGACAAATCGGAAAGCACCAACTGCTGGGCCGCTCGCAGCAACGTTAAATTGTGATCAAGGCTCAGTGCTTCCGTTACTCGCTCAAGAGCAGGGACTGACGGTTGCGGCTCTGGTGAAGCGCGAACATCTTGATATGACATTTCTTGGCGTTTCGCCAAAGCCAAGTGGATTTCCACACGCGCTAAAACTTCATTGATGTCGAACGGCTTTGGAATGTAGTCCACAGCACCTAACTGCAACCCCATTAAACGCTCTTTGGGGGAGGCACAAGAAGTCACAAAGATAACGGGAATGCCTGCTGTGGATGGATCTGCCTTCAATAGCCTGCAGACGGCAAATCCATCTACGCTGCCCATATTTACGTCCAATAGGATTAGTTCAAATTGCTGAGTAGTGGCACGGCGATAACCCTGCATGGCATCCATGGCGACGGAAAGACGATAGCCATTACTTCGAAGCAGTTCCAGCAGGATTTTCAGTTCAGTCACGTTGTCGTCGATGACAAGGATTCGTTCACTCGAAGGGCCTGCAGGTGACCAGTAAGACACGGCAACAATCCGAAGTTAGATGGTTATTTTGAAAAACTATGGATTGTGAAGATGATTTTTAACGACGTGTTACGTTTTGGCGCTGCGGGTGACGTAGATGCACCGAATCTGACGTTTGTTTACAAGTTTTTCTGGAATTCAAAAGCAGATTCCTGTTTTTAAACATCGGTGTGATGGAGCAAATGTCTGTCGAAAGAGAAATTGACATTTGTTTTGAATTGTTGTCTGGTAGGCAGATGGAATGTTCGCTTTTTCAAAAGCGTTCCAGACCGCTAACTCCTAGCATTCGCAAGCATTTGGCATTGAGCACCCCAAGGTAGAGGGTTCAGAACTTTGCCAAGGTTAGGAATCAAGGAGAAGTTCATGGAAGCCGTATACAAGTCTGGTGGAAAAGTCGCCTCTACAGAGCAAGGCCTGGTTTTAGATAAGCCTTCTGCAGTCATCCTCAAAGTTGCACCGGAACAGATCGTCAAATCGACTCGTGTCGGTAATGACCTGGTACTGACTTTGGTCGATGGAAAACAAATCTATGTGAACGGATTCTTCGCTGCATATGCAGAGGAAGGGCGCAACGATCTGGTCTTGGAGGATCAGCAGGGCGTGCTTTGGTGGGGTCAATATGGTGGGGCCTGGGAAGGCTTCGAGTTCACTGAGATCGAATCGAATGAGTCTGTTGCTGCGTGGCTGCCGTGGCTTGTGGGGTTGGGTCTGGGGGGGCTGGCTGTGTCGAGTGGCGGTAGCGGTGGAGGTGGCAAGAATGCCAACAATCCTCCAGAGCCTATCGATCCCAATGAAGGGTTGAACCCTGGTACCCCGGGTCACGTGCCCGGGCAGGAATTCAACAATGGCGGTTACAAAGTCACTGTGCGCGAAGATCAGCCTTTCAATGGCAAGGTTGTGGGCAAGGATTCTGATGGCGATTCGTTGACCTACGGATTGGGCACACCGCCCGCTCATGGCACAGTGACCATTGACAGGAACACCGGCGAGTACACCTACACGCCCAACAAGGACTGGAGCGGCCCGGGTACGGACGAGTTCACGGTGATCGTGGACGACGGCAAGGGCGGCAAGACCACCACCACGGTGACGGTCAATGTCGGAGCGGAGCAGGATGCGTACGACGACATCGAGGGCATCGGCTTTGGGAAGTCCGTCACCATTGACGTGCTGGGCAACGACAAGTTCGCAGGCAACAACGTCAAGATCACGGAAGTCAACGGCACAGCGATCGTTGAAGGCCAGACCGTGGTCGTGGCCGACGGCAGCGTCAAGCTGGTGGGTGGCCAACTGGAGTTCACGCCCAAGGCGGGCTTTGTGGGCGACGCCAAGTTCAGCTACACGGCGCAGACCGATGGCGGCACGCCCGAGACGGCCAACGTCACCGTGACCGTGGCGGCCAATCAGCTGCCTGAGCCTACCGATCCCAACATCGACCCGGGCAACCCGGAGTTCCCCGGTCAGACGTTCACGCCAGGTCCTGGCGGTGGCTACAAGATCACCGT
This region of Comamonas thiooxydans genomic DNA includes:
- a CDS encoding MFS transporter; this encodes MTHPTVSAHAGAAQASVGTTQHAAHDERSSKRAVIAASTGNALEWYDFTVYALFAVYIGQNFFQNENPTVQLLASFIAFGIGYIARPLGALILGSYGDRKGRKAALTMTIMLMAVGTLLIAIAPPYTAIGIGAPLLIVAGRVLQGFSAGGEVGGATAFLVEHAPPAKRGLYASWLQASMGISNMMAALVATAVTMLFTTQQVHDWAWRIPFIIGLAIAPVGLWMRRALDETPHFKEQAERAAASGEAEKKMPMLQVLRDCPRQLLTGLGLSVLWAAAPYALIIYLPIYVQKNMGFESSQAFTAAFIGNIFLVAGCLISGTLSDRFGRRNMLRFGAILLLLGAYPLMAWLHGNHTTMALIIVQSAMCSMVALFVGAAPAALSEIFPTAVRSSGMSLSYNAAVTVLGGFAPALLTWITYKTGVAYAPALYVMAAAVVALIAISFLPARSED
- a CDS encoding MBL fold metallo-hydrolase; protein product: MFAIAGTGCSLTQPAKTDAATGKATPSQNTAAAELVLLGVAGGPTWYGKESPHGISSALVVDGKAYIVDLGSGAYRQLRRAGIQPGSEAAVFFTHLHTDHVIDLASMLMYDPSARRRAKAQLEIFGPGRRGVLPPLADGMKGDVVVHPENPNAGTADLVDAMLGGMAADLNIRVRSEGVPDVRQFFKAHDIALPAGLLVDPNTNPAPPMEPFKVWEDARVKVSAILVPHGLVFPNFAYRFDTVHGSVVFSGDTAASENLVKLARGADVLVHEAIDPAWVSHIVGPKPWDARQQALAKQLLEAHATPREVGEIATRAGVARLVLSHLVPGDAPRDHWEQARDTFKGPVVVGEDLMRLPITKAGR
- the hutH gene encoding histidine ammonia-lyase, with amino-acid sequence MNSLRCFLPRVPLRTLTLAVLASLSLHAHATVELDGRNATPEVITRITLGEPVQVAPAAMVRVKKAHEVLMAAAAAGQKIYGLTVGVGQNKDRDMVDAHGQLSPEVIKASQAFNIGLLHAHAGGVGPDAPVQDVRAAMAARLNALLDGGAGVQASIVEAYVQFLNHGITPAMPALGSIGEADITLLSHMGTAMMGEGDVYYEGRKQPAAEVLRQLHIRPIEPVGKDALSILSSNAYASGMAALALQDMAHFNRVSQLVFALSLQALNGNVSPLLKDSLALRPFPQTKKAGEELRHLLDGSSLWNADDKRALQDPLSFRTAVYLLGEQALALEQANAQLNVQLNSSDDNPGVAVGAKPASDRAQEKRAYVEGLGAVLPDANFEPLPWVLAMEKSGLSLAHSALASAQRVVKLNDPAFTGLSRFLGTEHSVHAFGAMEKPAMALAMQSLRLAQPVSMNYLPVAGNIEDVATNAPVVAQNLRLQIQTGYQLLGVELVHAAQAIDLRRARDPNFRLSPATAALFDALRKQVAFLDKDRALTQDFRGAAELLRTYR
- a CDS encoding porin, with amino-acid sequence MKQPIRPLALCVAIAAAALYASTAQAQSSVTLYGLIDASVRYEHSNKGNVTSVVDGADAGWGGSRWGFLGSEDLGGGLKVIMNLEGGLNIDTGTLRGGKVFGRTAMVGLASSYGEITLGRQYNALYYTGSWHSDPTYVSSWSPTVVHQLDFAWDNAIAYTGRFGDYIARATFAPGEQHGSKGNRQAASLLYNGHPFGVAAGYGSVKDKNWSTANLGAYYEIGKLTVQATYYRTTNEPYSGARRITTQGLGGFYQFTPEIELTAAFWHTRSALDSGVLRERKGLVAARYSLSKRTRLYAEADHARSNGEIRRKAGVQLGVQHSF
- a CDS encoding helix-turn-helix domain-containing protein, with translation MPKETQVWSYCAGVLPVAASGRLHGQRATATWWLRESLQTSFPHVEWSFDEPMIISEGSLTAAGAHGYLPLVQHMLTERLDPAELRDLQNLLMLPRPAVLHAAFANLELITLTDESLRQAQMIVQRSPAGELRLPTLAAQLHISPRTLARRVQEHTGLAAAQWMRRIKLRQVAEALCETQQPLKRIVDDLGFASEPSLIRAFRQATGMTPVAYRTVHA
- a CDS encoding MBL fold metallo-hydrolase produces the protein MLAPRGSLPGLRYLGRGRQRNPIVELPANSEAVLERVTHALITHCQRGHFDHLDRIGKRFLRERRIPVFCMPRDAEYLCQRGLNVESLSGHERQLWSLGGHITPILCVHGKGWIGRFMEHGHGYLLELPGEPSVYMAGDTLLTPAVSDCLHRLRPDIAILPAGGARFDLGGEILMDAKDVMDAASCWPGELVVNHLEALDHCPVTREHVRALAQDEGVADRVWVPEDGQCRRYKSVLPPLTSRGSY